Genomic window (Spirosoma sp. KCTC 42546):
GAAAAATGAATGCAACAATTCCAATTATTGCACTGACCGCATCCGCTACATTTAGTAACAGAGATCGAGCAGTTCTTGTGGGTATGGATGATTACGTTACAAAGCCGTTTAACCCAAAGGATTTATTTAATAAGATCGCTAAATACAGCCAACGCCAGGTTAATATTTAGTGACTTATATACGCTGGCTTAAACGATTCTGTGGATTTTGTAGCTGCTTTTGGGCCCTATAGAATCCACAGAATCGTTTAAGTCAGAAAAGTTGAAATTATTTAGTTCATAGTTAACCAGAGTAGTTGATTAGTATGGCAGATTCTGATTCGGTTGTTTCTCATGTTATTGATTACCAACGCCTTAATGAATTATACGATGGAGACACTGAGCAGATTGCCAGCCTATTTGAACTTTTTCTAGACGAAACGTTCCCGGATTTCCAGGATATTGACACTAAAATAGATCAACATAGTTGGCCTGAAGTTGCCAGCCAAGCTCACAAACTATTGCCCTGGGTGGGTATGGTTGGCTTAACTACATTAGAAACCAACCTAAGGAGTATAGAAGCACAAGTGGCAGATGGCGCTGGTAAAGAAGAGATTCTGGCTACCTGGAATCAATTTAAAACCGGTCTTAATCAGGCTATACCCCTAATTCGCCAGGAGTTAGTTAAATTGACTAGCTAATTCCCTGCCATGGCTGGCTATGACTGTTTAGCCACTTGACTTTCTATACTTGACTTATCTGGCGTTTCTGTGTGTGGTGTATGTAAGAATTTTTTGCCAGCCTGTTTAATTTTAAATAAACTGCGCATCATACTAAAGATCAGAGCAGGTAATACAAAGAAGTCGCGTATGGAAATTTTGCGCCACAAATAAAGAGGTATGGATACGGCTAAGCTAAATGACAGCAGACCAATCAGTCCCGCAGATACCCCTATAAATGTGGGATTGGCAACGACCAGGTTGATAAGGAACAGCAAAAATACCGAAACGAGCAGGAGGGTTCTGGGTAATAATAATGATTTAACCAGAGCATTAAAGGCATGTTTATTGCCAAGTGCCAACTGCCGCATGCCTACCCCAAAATATTCTTTAATAAAATAGACCTGAGCGGCTGTCCAGCGCGTACGCTGCCGCTCAAACACGGCAATATTCTGGACCTTTTCATCAAATATAAAGGCTTTGTGTAAATAGCCTATTTTGATGCCAGCGACCAGAAGAAGCATCTCCAATTCTTTATCGTAGCCACTAACGGTCTGTATCTGATTCATGGCTCGCTTCATAATCGCGGGCTCGAAACCCATGCCTGAGCCAATAAGGGTAGCCGATAGACCGAGTGCCCGCTGACCTGCCCGAAATAAGTTATTGTTTACCTCTTCATTCATGGCATCGAAAATAGCCACACTCGTGTTGGTATTTTTGGCCACCCTGTGGCCCTGTATGGCCCGCCAGCCTTCCGAAAAAGCCTGATTTATGCGCTGTAAAAAATCAGGCGCCATGTGATTATCCGCATCAGAAATAACAATGATATCATAAAGCCCTTCCGGAAGCGAATTTAGCGCATACGTAATAGATTTCTGGACCGTCGATTGCTCAAACTGCACGGGTATTACTTTAATTGGATAGGTAGCCAATTGCTCCAGGGTCTCAGGGCGAAAGGAATCCGCAATTACGATTAGATCATACCAATCTGTAGGGTAGGATTGTTTTAAATTGGCAACTACTGATCCTAAAATGACACTGTCTTCTTTGTAGGCTGGAATAAGTACAGCAATACGACGTAGTGGATTACCCTCGGTGACCATCGAGTCATCTGCATGGCCCAAACGGCCCGCAACTGCTGAAATGAAGATGTATAAAACGTTGAATAACAGATAACTAGTAATGATAAGTAAAATGAAATTAATCATAGTATATCTTTTTCCGCGTGTCTGGTAATTTTTTACTATTTAAAGACAATTTAAGATACAAAATTACAATAAACTAATCTTAGTTTATCTTTTTTTAGTTGAGTAAATAAAAAGTTACTCGAATGGACTTATGTAATAATGAAGTTAAGTTGTAAATTACGAGGATTTTACACAAGCAGTTGATTGAAAGGGCACTGACTGCAAATCAGCAGCTTAGGTTCGTTCTAGACGTTGTCTCCGGCAATAAAAGTGCCAGAAAATCAAGATGTAATTCATACCATCCAGTTCAACAAAACACCATAAAAATGAAAAAACTTCTATTTTTCATTAGCCTATTCTTTGTAACAGCAACCTTTACAGTTCTGTCCCGGTCGTCCGGGCGGATGTGGACCTTAGTTCCAAACAAACTAGCAGAGATGCTTGGGCTGGTTGAACGCGGTAACCAGTTTATTGTTAGTTCGTTACCGGGCCATGTGGAGGCAGAGAGTTACGACTCTATGCAGGGACTTCAACTTGAAACAACCTCGGATGTAGGCGGGGGGCAGAACATCAGTAGTATAGACGATGGCGATTGGCTGGATTACTCGGTTAGTGTCCCTCAGGATGGCGTTTACTCCTTTAAGTTTCGGGTAGCCAATGGCTGGGGCGATGGTGCCAAGCTCGAACTGCGTAAAGCAGATGGTACGGTACTTACGTTCCTTGACATTCCCCGCACAGGCGGTTTGCAAAGCTGGCAGACCTTTGGAGCAACGGCTCACCTGACGGCCGGTAGCCAGATGCTGCGGCTGTACGTGGTAAAAGGCAACTGGAACCTGAACTGGTTCGAGGTATCGGCAAGCCAGAGTTTACCTGGTAAAATCGAAGCTGAGTCGTTTGATGTGGCCAGTGATGTGCGGCCAGAAACCACCTCGGATGACGGGGGCGGGCAGAATCTGGGCTACATTGATGATGGCGACTGGATGGATTATAACGTCAGTGTGGCTTCGGCGGGAGAGTATGTTTTCCAGTTCCGGGTTGCCAACAGTTACGGCAATGGGGTCATTTATATAAAAGCCGAGGATGGTACCACATTGGGCAGCGTGAGTGTACCCCGCACCTATGGTTGGCAAAACTGGACTACCATCAGCACCACGGCGACCTTACCCGCGGGCAGCCAGGTGTTGCGTATCTACACCAATCCAGGTACCTGGAACTTCAACTGGTTCAGCGTTACGCAAAACGGGTCCGCGCTACCCGGTCATGTAGAAGCTGAGGATTACACCGCCATGCAAGGAATGCAGCAAGAAACCACGTCGGACGTAGGTGGTGGACAGAATATAAATAGCATTGACGATGGCGATTGGCTGGATTATAACGTAGCGGTAGCGTCGTCAGGCATTTATTCCTTTAAATTTCGTGTCGCCAATGGGTGGGGCGATGGTGCCAAGTTCGAGCTGCGCAAAACCGATGGTACAGTCTTAACATCTGTCGATGTGCCCCGTACGGGCGGTTTACAGAACTGGCAAACTCTTGGAGCCACGGCTCACCTAACGGCCGGGAGTCAGAAATTGCGGCTGTATGTGGTAAAAGGTAACTGGAATCTGAACTGGTTCGAGGCCGCAACTAGCCGGAGTTTACCGGGTAAAATTGAAGCCGAGTCGTTTGATATGGCCAGCGATGTTCGGCCAGAAACCACCTCCGATGACGGGGGCGGGCAGAATCTGGCCTATATCGATGATGGCGACTGGATGGATTATAACGTCAGTGTGGCATCGGCCGGGGTATATACCTTCCAGTTCCGGGTGGCCAATAGCTATGGCAATGGGATCATTTATATCAAATCAGAAGATGGCAACACGCTGGGTAGTGTAAGCGTACCTCGTACCTATGGCTGGCAGAACTGGACTACCGTTAGTACCACAGCTACCTTACCCGCAGGTGGTCAGGTTTTGCGCATCTACACCAATCCAGGGGCCTTTAATTTCAACTGGTTTACGGTTACGCAAGGGGGCGCTGTGCTAAGTCCTGCGGTTATAACGTTTGGAGCACTGCCCAATAAAACAGTTGGCGATGCGGATTTCAATCTGGTGGCAACAACGAACAACACCGAAGTGCCAGTCACCTTTACGTCGTCTAATCCATCTGTTATTGCCGTTTCCAATACTAGTGGTGCCTGGAAAGCCTCGGTTGTGGGTGCCGGATCGTCGGTCATTACAGCGTCGCAGGCGGCTTCGGCCTCCTATCTGGCGGCTACCAATGTTGCCCAAACGCAAACGGTTACCTCTTCAACCGTAACTTCTTCTACGGTTGTAACAGCTAACCAGAAAATTCCGATTGATGCCAAACGTTGGTATCAGCTCAATAACGTCAGCAACGGGTTGGATGGCTTGTTCGATGGGATTACGGACGTGAACGTTGAAACCGGTTGGGGAAAGGTATTACCCAGGTACGATGCGTATTACCCCTTGCTGGAGGGCGAGTCGATGACGATTGCCAGTCTTAAATTCTACGACTTTACAGGCGACTTTACGAGTAACCCAATGACCTTGTCGATCATTACCGATCAATGGGAGCGGATTCAGATTGCCACCTTCACCGGCGATCAGTATGGCGGCTGGGTTGGCCCTTATCCGGATCGGTCAACAAGTGGAGACGCCAGGTTTAAACTGGATCAACCCATTACGAATGCGCGTTATCTGGTTATCAATACCTACGGGGCTTTCCCAACAGAAATGGAATTGTATGGTTCCTACACCCCTTCTGGGCAAACCTTTACACCAGCTTTGGCAAAATCGGTGAAGCTAAAGGATATGTTAGGGGTCAATGCCTACGAGTGGAACTTTGAGGATGGCAATACGCCCTGGCAGATCAATGAATCGAAAATGAATGTTGTGAAAAGCTTCTCGGGCATCAGGCATTATATGGATTGGAACAAGCTGGAAGCCAACGAAGGCGACTATTCCTACAATCCAACCCTAAGCGGTGGCTGGAATTTTGATGCCATTTACGAACGCTGTAAGGCCGAAGGTATCGAAGTCTTGGCCTGTCTGAAAACGATTCCGGACTGGATGGCGAATACCTATCCGCAGGATCAGCGGGATGGCGAAAATGTTCCGTTGCGCTATGGGAAGGATTTTTCCGATCCTTTGTCCTATCTGGAACAGGCCAAGGCGGGCTTTCAGTACATGGCTAGGTATGGCAGTAATACCAACGTAAACCCGGCTCTGGTGAGTGTGAACACAACACCACGCTGGACGGGTGATAACCCCAATACCGTTAAAATAGGGCTGGGCCTGATCAAGTACATCGAATGCGATAATGAACGCGATAAGTGGTGGAAGGGTAGAAAGGCGTATCAGACCGCCCGTGAATATGCCGCTAACCTGTCTGCTTTTTACGATGGTCATAAAAACACAATGGGACCTGGTGTGGGTGTGAAAAATGCCGACCCGAGTGTGAAAGTGGTCATTGGCGGATTGGCGTCAGCATCCAGCGGCTCTGACTATGTGAAGGGAA
Coding sequences:
- a CDS encoding Hpt domain-containing protein, with the protein product MADSDSVVSHVIDYQRLNELYDGDTEQIASLFELFLDETFPDFQDIDTKIDQHSWPEVASQAHKLLPWVGMVGLTTLETNLRSIEAQVADGAGKEEILATWNQFKTGLNQAIPLIRQELVKLTS
- a CDS encoding glycosyltransferase family 2 protein, with amino-acid sequence MINFILLIITSYLLFNVLYIFISAVAGRLGHADDSMVTEGNPLRRIAVLIPAYKEDSVILGSVVANLKQSYPTDWYDLIVIADSFRPETLEQLATYPIKVIPVQFEQSTVQKSITYALNSLPEGLYDIIVISDADNHMAPDFLQRINQAFSEGWRAIQGHRVAKNTNTSVAIFDAMNEEVNNNLFRAGQRALGLSATLIGSGMGFEPAIMKRAMNQIQTVSGYDKELEMLLLVAGIKIGYLHKAFIFDEKVQNIAVFERQRTRWTAAQVYFIKEYFGVGMRQLALGNKHAFNALVKSLLLPRTLLLVSVFLLFLINLVVANPTFIGVSAGLIGLLSFSLAVSIPLYLWRKISIRDFFVLPALIFSMMRSLFKIKQAGKKFLHTPHTETPDKSSIESQVAKQS
- a CDS encoding carbohydrate-binding protein, with protein sequence MKKLLFFISLFFVTATFTVLSRSSGRMWTLVPNKLAEMLGLVERGNQFIVSSLPGHVEAESYDSMQGLQLETTSDVGGGQNISSIDDGDWLDYSVSVPQDGVYSFKFRVANGWGDGAKLELRKADGTVLTFLDIPRTGGLQSWQTFGATAHLTAGSQMLRLYVVKGNWNLNWFEVSASQSLPGKIEAESFDVASDVRPETTSDDGGGQNLGYIDDGDWMDYNVSVASAGEYVFQFRVANSYGNGVIYIKAEDGTTLGSVSVPRTYGWQNWTTISTTATLPAGSQVLRIYTNPGTWNFNWFSVTQNGSALPGHVEAEDYTAMQGMQQETTSDVGGGQNINSIDDGDWLDYNVAVASSGIYSFKFRVANGWGDGAKFELRKTDGTVLTSVDVPRTGGLQNWQTLGATAHLTAGSQKLRLYVVKGNWNLNWFEAATSRSLPGKIEAESFDMASDVRPETTSDDGGGQNLAYIDDGDWMDYNVSVASAGVYTFQFRVANSYGNGIIYIKSEDGNTLGSVSVPRTYGWQNWTTVSTTATLPAGGQVLRIYTNPGAFNFNWFTVTQGGAVLSPAVITFGALPNKTVGDADFNLVATTNNTEVPVTFTSSNPSVIAVSNTSGAWKASVVGAGSSVITASQAASASYLAATNVAQTQTVTSSTVTSSTVVTANQKIPIDAKRWYQLNNVSNGLDGLFDGITDVNVETGWGKVLPRYDAYYPLLEGESMTIASLKFYDFTGDFTSNPMTLSIITDQWERIQIATFTGDQYGGWVGPYPDRSTSGDARFKLDQPITNARYLVINTYGAFPTEMELYGSYTPSGQTFTPALAKSVKLKDMLGVNAYEWNFEDGNTPWQINESKMNVVKSFSGIRHYMDWNKLEANEGDYSYNPTLSGGWNFDAIYERCKAEGIEVLACLKTIPDWMANTYPQDQRDGENVPLRYGKDFSDPLSYLEQAKAGFQYMARYGSNTNVNPALVSVNTTPRWTGDNPNTVKIGLGLIKYIECDNERDKWWKGRKAYQTAREYAANLSAFYDGHKNTMGPGVGVKNADPSVKVVIGGLASASSGSDYVKGMIDWCKQYRGYKPDGTVNLCWDIINYHMYSDNTSSSQSGTSTRGAAPEVTPIDRIADDFRQTAHRQSYDMPVWITEAGYDVNQGSPIRAIPIGAKSALETQGDWILRTALLYARKGIEKLFFYQLYDDNGTGGMFGTSGLANGDDVSRRPAADYLYQTKKLFGEYSYKETTHSNPIVDRYEKDGKSAYVLVVPDEIGRTALYTLDLGTATQAQIYRPKVGSNDMELQTVSTDQGKLLLTVTETPMFVVAGTVAPNARIAATTPTEGKSLAESVRVFPNPTASYVSIQAERVSDTPLEVTLFDAGLGRLHQTTKISKTGNAFSEKIDLSQLAGGVYILEIKQDGERVLQKVLKVN